The window CACCATCAGCAATGACAGCTAAGGGAGAACCAGGTTTCTATaatgtctattaaaaaaaaaaaattaagttcagCTTACAAATATTCAGGATTATTATTGAGAATGTACTGCATACATGCCTTTCATGTACATCACGAAGATCCTGTACAGTGTGTATAGCAGCTTGCTGCAACACTGCTGGCAGCTACAAGTTCTTGGTTATTTCTTTAATACATTAGCTGTACTTAcaaaaattctttacttttcTAAGAACTAAAAGTagggttttttctgtatgtcagatgctaataaaaatgcagttgtaCATGTAACTGACCCGGGAAACTGCAGGAGACTGAGGACTTGTAACAGGTACAGGACAGGTTCAACAGaatctggggggaaaaaaacccaaacaaaaaaacctctgccATCCTCAGTCCAAAGGGATGGCAGAGTCCAACAGCATATGCTCATAATAATCCTCTGGAGAACTGAGCAATGCTTGCCAATACCCAGGTTGTGATTCTTCTCAGAAGCTTTAAGACTGCGTATGTGTATATGCCAGTGGGACCTGGAGTATGAGCCTGCCTGCCAAAATGTTGGTGTGTGCTCTAAATGCAATCACTCACTCTCTCAAGCTCTGGTGACAATACTGACTAAATCTCCCTTGACTTAGATGAAAGCCTAGACGCTTTGTTTAGTATGCACATGTACATCATAGAAGCTTAAATATAAGCAAGATTAAGTCCACTCTAAAGTCTTCTTGTTACAGATCTGCAAGTTCTTCCTCCTGCACAGGAAAAACATGCCCAACTACGGCATAGGCACTCTGCTGAACTTTTCCTGCATTcttctttctgattctctctccaGATTCAAAGGAGCTTCTGATTGTGACCTTACCTAACGGTAGTGATCAAGACACAGTTTTCTCAGTTTCTATTCGTGCTACAACACCCTTCCCATCGTGTACAAAGACACAGAGTCATTGGTGGCAGCACTGATCTAGAGTATCAACTTCTGTATTCACATGACAGCAGAATTCACAAATCACCTTGCTGAgttgtttcttttgcttcttagGCTTTCTccccaagaaaaataaagacagaccAATAAAGGATGTGTGAAGCAACAGTATTAGGATCATCTTCACATACTTCATTTATTCACTTATATGAGAGGAGAGTAGTAGGACGAGTGTAAAAAAGATTTGATCTCTCAGGTAATTCTGCTCTGGGAAAAAGAGTAGCATATTTTCTCTGGTTACAGAAGCTGCTCCTAAACTGTTGACTTGTTAGCTAAAGACTTCTTTGACCACAGAaagctgcaaacagcagcattacTGACAGTGCAACTGGGAACAGATTTGTCACTATCAGCCttaaagactgatttttctttcagctcttgAGATCTTATAAATAAAGCTACTTCTGTAGAGACTACCAAATCCAAGCGCATCTGGTACGGACAGACATGCTGGTTTTATGATCTAATACCATGACAAGAACAGCGGAAATTACATTCTTTTGATAGTTCTCTACATTGATAACAGTTTGAAGCTCTTCTGTTGTACAAGTCAGAAATTCTCCACACTCCATCATTCAATTCTGCTAGCACTCTTCACAAACTTAGTGTTACTTTTAGCCCATTGCAAAGTGAGAATCTGGGACACAGAATAAGGAGGAAATTTGCGCTCTGAAACGTGGCCTTTATATTTTAGGAAGACAAGTCAAATACTGCCGCCCAGTTCCAGTTTTTCTGAACCTGCCCTGTATGTATGTGGCTGAGCTTCAACCTTTGTACAGGAACATGCACTCAGATACACAAATATAGCAGTGTCTTTCTGTTCCTACTTCCATATACATGTTTAtggaaattttgtttgtttttaaaaatgctggctCTTCTTTCTGGTGCATGTACACCCTTCTGTCTATTGGCATGGCGTTTTCTCCCAGCTTGATTTATACACTGTGCCGACGGTTGTTGATCATGGCCACAATGTGTGACAGGTCCAAACTTTTCATCATAACCTCCATGAACTCCTCATCTCTCCTTGCTCCTTCCACAAATTCATCCAGAGAAAGTTCACCTGTGTCAGACACAGAGCATCAGAATCATGCCAATCCACATTTGAACAGGAAAAGGAGTACAGTAATCTAACTTTAGAGACTGCGTACTATACGTGCACTGTTCTAAAGCACCAAGAGGCCTCAGAGTCTTTTTAAGCTTATAAGAAACTTCCCAATATCCAGGCAActccagcttctttttttccccacacaagGGAAAGGGCACATAAGAAAGAATGGAGGAAGTGTATAGCTAAGGCGTGGGATCATAGCTTCCTATAAATAAGGCTGGATTAGCCACCTCCTTTTTGGCCTAACCTGTCATAGTCCTAACCTGCCCCATACTTGCTGGttttcatgtttaaaagaaGTGACAGAAGGAAGCTGTGACAGGCAGAAATAGGCTTGTCCTAGGCCAAAAGGACAAAATAGGCTTGTCCTAGGCCAAAAAGCCCTTGTGCAAGGAAACAGCTCGGCAGAGTTCTTCTGGAATAACAAAAGAGCACATCAGAAGGTAATGAGTACATGAAGTAGCAAGGGAGGAAATATGTCTCAGGGACATACAGCAACGACAGTGGTGTTGACCAGCTTTTGACTGACTAGTCCATGGTACTTCATGTGCTTGCTGTACTGCCTGTAGCAGACACAGtgaagaaattctgaaatttaacattaaattccagttcttcctttccctgctgctgaaatatttaGGAGCAGCTGGGACCATCTGTTAATATTTCCCACTTGTAACTCTGACGTAAGTTGCACAACAACATACAAAAAGGCGAAAAAACCCTTACTCCAAAACCTCACTACCAAACTGATGTGGACAGAACACAGCTGAGACTTAGTACAGGGAACAAATCCTGTCATACTGATTATGTATGatgcaaggagaaaaatgccTTAGCAAAATTAATGGAGAATGCATTACTGGATAAGAATTCATATaacaaacaaatataaaatgaagatACGTAAAGGTCAATCAAGAAAGGAAGGCATGGATGTCTTTCTGAGGACAGAGACCATCTGAGTTGGATGACAAAGACAGGAATCTTACCATCTCCATTCACATCGATTTTGTTGAAGACTCGGTTGGTGAACTCTTCTGCACTCGTTTCGTGGTCACCACCGTTAATAGCTCGAATAGCCTAAAATAAAAGAGCAAGAATAGGAAGCTGCCTAATGGCTTCCAAAATGATAGACTGATTCCACTGCGGCCTGTCAGTGTAGATTCAGAACATGAAAGCCATGCCTGGTACCATCCCGATACAAATGAATCAGCATCataggaaaacagcagaaatcgTCAGGCCTTACAGCTGGCACTGAAGGGTGCAAAGGGAGCATGCTTCTGGAGCATGGAATGAGCAGTGAAACCCAGAGGATCACCCTAAATCTGCTTAGGTAGATGTTAAGCACTGCAGAAATGGCAGAATCAGGATCCACCTAATTGATCCACTTTCTATTACCCTCTGGTTCACCAAGCCAAATAAACACTGCCAAACACCTTCTGCATTTGATgttatgaaatttctttcttatatgctgtggttatttatttctattcttgATTTCCCTATTTCCATTTATATACTGCTTCCTGTGCGTCCTGCTTCTCCCTAAAGCTCACTGGAAATTCATTTTCAACTTGAGAAAGTTTAAGCATTATTCACTACTGTTTACTACAATTCCTCTTATTCATAACCATATAGTGCAgggttctcttttctttccatgacTAATTGTTTCCTTTGTTTAAGGATGTCCATGAAATCTGTGATTCCAGAGCCTTCATATTGATTCTAAGACTATTCATTTTCTAGTTTTTACTTTCTGATATTTGGTGagtttcttcattgtttttaaaattccattttactAAAACTAAGTATCACCTCAGCAACTTTCTAAGGCTGGCAATAAAGACATGGAACTACACCCACAAAATTCAAAGGGTAGTAAATTGGTTGTCACCAATTGTCACCCACAGGACTTGTTTCTCAAGAGCTCTATGTTAAGCAATTGCTATCTGCTGCTTCACTGTGATGTCTGAGTATTTCTATTGCAAGGTATTAGTAGGAGGCTGTATATTATTACAGTTACTGATTTGGTTTGGTCTCTTCAATGCCCAGCACTAAAATTCATATCCAGATGAGAATGTGGTACTAACATCTTACTAGTGGTTTTATTTGTGGACAGCTCAGGCTTCAAATCTTTATCAAATCCATTTTCTGACCTTTCTTATTACGACATGTAAATTATTTACAGTCATTGAATCTTTCCTACATCTTTCTAGTTTCCCAGTCTCTACAGAATAATCTGAGCTTCCAGCATAATTCATTCTGAGATATTCATAAGGTCATGTTTATGCCTGTAATTCCAACACCTTCCTCAATAGCTATTTGCATACAGTCTTTTCCATTGACAGTCATTCTTCTTCAAACTATTTGCCAGagtcagaaatgttttattgcaTTGACATTTAGGAGctggttttaaaaagcaaactggGAGTAACTCTCCAATGACTATTCACATGGGGAAAGGGACATATGAAGGGACATTGCAGAAACTGCAACTGACGGTCACAGAGTCCGAAATCTTGGAAAGTGCAATTTAGGCTCTaggcagctaaaacaatttTATGGAGTTAGCTATGCTGTAACATGTGCCGTGGTGGTAAAGAAGAGTCTGTCAAGTCTGCTTACTGGGCTATGAGATTGTGGGGAGTTCTGCTAAAAGAAAGAATGCTGTTAAAGAAGGTCTTGTCCCTGATCATCCATATGGAGAATAACGAAACTCTTACTTGTGTGGTGGAATTTGTCTttaaggaaggaggaaagaacaCAGACCCCTGGAGACTCACCTTAATGATGTTGAGCAATTCATGTCGATCAATGCAGCCGTTGCCATCTACATCATAGAGCTTGAAATACCACCGCAATTTCTGCTCCATCTTCCCACGGAGAACAAGGCTGAGGGCAGCCACATATTCCATGAAGTCAATATATCCATCCTGtgggaaaattaaaaccaaactgtGACAGGAACAAACTGAGGGAGTTTGGCCCTGGAGCTGTTTTACCTTATTGCTCTTTAGATACACagctaaaagagaaagaaaaacaaatggcaCAGAGACTTGGACTTAGGGAAAAACTTTAGCATGCACAGACGCGCACACGCGCATTCTATTTTTCTGGGCACCTTTAAGATCTCCTAAATACCTGGATTCCTAAAGTTATGATCTATAACATGTCTAGGCTACTCTGTGCTTGCCACCCGCAGAGATGGAACCTGTCACTCCTCATGGTCAGTGTGAACGAACCCCTCTCCCTCCACCAGAGCTGACTGCTTATGGCCTGCTAGGAGAGAAAATTGATCCAGAGCCCTGGCTGCAAGAAAAGTGGAAGGTAATTCTGTCTTAGGTTTTCTGTACTAGTCTGCTTTGTCTTTGTGGGAAACTGCtgctatttcagtatttctccattctctggggaaaaaaaattactaaatgttttttaaaatgcataaaacatGATGTGACAGCTGGGAAAACTGTTAtggttttagttttttaaaCATTCCATTTCTTGAATCTGCAGAGAAACTCAAAAAGCTCAGTAAAGCATCATAATCCCTAGATTTAACACCAACTAAAATTTGAAgtggttaaaaagaaacaacaaataaaGTGCGTATCGCTGTCAAAGATTCCGAATAAGTCCTTCAACAAattacagggggaaaaaatgaaactttaattTATTGAGCTATTTAAACAAAGTCTGACGTCTTTCTGGAATGgatgtaaatatatgtaaaacaCAAATGGACTAGCAGAGCACTACTGTTTTACAGCAAGGatcacaacattttaaaatactcattCAGGATCATTGTAGTACTCCCCTTATGTGAGTTTTTCATAACTTCATTGAGCaaagtcacagaaaacaaagatagCCAGCTCTAAAGGTGGGAAGGGGGGCATGATTGCAATTTATAAAATAACTCTATTGAAAATGTATCCTCTTTGTCCTCAGCAGAGTTCTCAAAATCTGAAGGTCCAGAGGGCAGTTGATTCCATCCATTGTCAATGTCTGTATTACTACAGGGTGGTTCTTCCTCTAGGTGCTCTTGTTCCTTGCCCTTGGTTATAAAAGGAGCTTAGATTAAGCGACTAACTATTTAACAGGCAAAGATTAACTGATGTAGGTCCATCTCCACTAGTTGCCACACTCTTACTTCATTCCCCTTGAGATCACTATCACTTTATTTAGAAGATAGCTTTTTATCTTTGTATGACCAAGTTTGAATTTGAGAGTCATCTTGAAACATTGCTTACTGCCTAACATGGGGCTCACAGGAGACCTCTGGAACGCCTAACATCCTTAAACAAATTTTAAGGTCCTTAAATATCCCAAGAAATGACAGAGATAAAGGGAAAGACTTGTGCAAGAACTGTAAATatgttggtttattttataaaactgcTTCTCTTCACTATCATCATCCTGGGCACAGAGAACATCAGGATGAAAAAGGATATTCTTTGAGATTTGCAGTCATTTCCAGTCATTACATCCACCACAAGACCTCAGCTACCCTAATGGAGCCTGGCTGCTCCTCTCTTACCTTTAAGACTTTTGTAATATTCCTTAGCACTCCTTAACTCCTTATGCCTTCTCACATGTTGTCCAAACCAATGTTCTTTGCTCAGTCCCTAGGTTTTCCTTCTTCAGAACTGACCCTGTGATTTCCCACCTGTTTCACATATCTCTGTGACTAGTTCCTCCTTGACTCACAGACGTTTGCTCCAGCCATTTCAGAACCTTGGAGCAGAGAGCGAAGCTGAATTTTCCCAGGCTGCCATAAAACCAGATTTCTCTGTCACGGAGATTACAGGCCTGCAAGCATAGGCTTAAGTATATATGGATAAAAAACAGGCAAAAGTGAGGGGCATTGCAGGCTTAAAGGAATTATGGGGGCTACTGTTTCTTACCTTAGAGACAGACAGTGGTCGCATGTCACAGTGAGGAATACTGCCTTCCTCCTAGCCACTGCTATATACTATACCTCCTACCACTGAGGAGAGCCATGTAGATTGTCTGCCCATGAAGTACTAATTTCAGCTGCCAAATACCTGGAAATTACTTTCTCTGTGAATGTTGTTAtgatttctgttgtgtttgATTCCTGTAGTCTCTACTATGtaatacagatatatttttaaataataagaacatcatcatcatcatcatcatcaatcaTCATCATGAAATCTCCTTTCATTAGTACTTTGCTAGTCAAACAGGGCCAAGTCAGTTAATACACAATAAGGAATTCTCAAAATTCAAAGATAAACTTGCACAAGGTATTTAGATGATAAGGTGTTATTACCTATGGTTATGTTATCTGTGTCATTATCTATGCACATTAATTTGTTCCTTGCATTTAGCCACTTTACATCAGTGTCCCCCAGCAGCTTTCCACACTGACGT of the Grus americana isolate bGruAme1 chromosome 1, bGruAme1.mat, whole genome shotgun sequence genome contains:
- the LOC129214901 gene encoding guanylyl cyclase-activating protein 1-like codes for the protein MGNNSSSTVDDLQAVEIHHWYKKFMTECPSGQLTEHEFKQFFGLRGLDPEANEYIEQMFRTFDMNKDGYIDFMEYVAALSLVLRGKMEQKLRWYFKLYDVDGNGCIDRHELLNIIKAIRAINGGDHETSAEEFTNRVFNKIDVNGDGELSLDEFVEGARRDEEFMEVMMKSLDLSHIVAMINNRRHSV